The window ATAAGGGGATTCTGCACATACCTGTTGGCCCTGCTCACAGTGTATACATAGCACCCTTGACACTTGGAGGCAAACACACACCTACACTTGCTTGCACTCAAGATGAGTCGGAGCGAATGCAGTGGTAAGATCCTCCGATTCCTTCTCTGAACCCGAAGCGATTCTTTTTTGCTCACACTGAAAAGTTTACAGAATCGCAATGAATACAGCACTCGTGGTGAGTTTCTGCTTTAATGTACAATTTAAAGTTTATACAGAAATTTTGAAGTTTTTTTCTCAAGATTTGAAGGTTAATGTGGTTTCATTTCAGGTGTCTGCTTCTCTTTTTCAACTGGTTCTTGTCCTGCTCTTAATCCCTGGTCATGCTTCACTGACCAAAGTGAAGCACGGCAACACCTCAGGTAGGATTTCTGATAGTTGCTGAAAGGAGAAGGTGCTTTGGAGCCTTTCTAACTTCTCTGCTCTGTTATGGTCTCAGGAGTGGTGTATCTGGGATCTGCGTTTGTTGATGAGGCTCTTCAGAGGGCGATTGAGCTGACTGATGCTGCTTACACCCACACAAGTGAAAGGTAGATATTCTTTATTTTGGTCTAAAATATATCTGGAAATATCTCAAACCAGGCTGACACatagaagaaaataaatcattttacgTCTGCGAGGGACTGAATACACAGTTCTGAATGTTTCCAGGGTGAAGACGTCGCTGTCTGAAGGCGCTCTGAGACCCAGTGACCTGCTGGCTCAGTTCAAACAGATTGAAAGCAGAACCAGGACCCAGATCCGGGCTGCTGAACTGCTGGACAACACAGTGGAGCTGATCAGAGAGATGGTCTACACTAACACCATGATGCAGCCCAACGCTTACGGTACTGAACAGCAGCGGAACACCACGTAAACCTGCGGGCCATTTAATCTGATGAATGATTAAACAGAGGCTTTATTCTACATCATACTTTTAGTGTGTTTCAGGATATAATATAACACAGCCAATTTATCTCTTCTATAActctttattttatgtgctttgTTTAACCAGGTAGGAGTGTCTTTGTTATTAAAAAATCTCTTGTTTAGGAGGACAGAAGATATTTTTACAATGATGACTACAAACAATACAGTTTACATATTGTGCCAGAAAAtattagtcagtataagctgaCTCATGGAGGCTACTGAAGCATAATCAAGCTCAGCAAAACCAAGTTCCAAAAGTAGATTTGTACAATTTGTATCATTTGTATCTGTTTTTGACAGGAAAGGATACAACAACTGATCTGATCTTTCTCATATatatttctttatgtttaaGTGTTACTAACTTGACCTTGTTGTGCTTACCGTGCTCCCTCAGAAATGCTGAGCAAAGAAGATGCGGAGAATCTGCTGCATGTGACGGGCTGCTCTGCTGAGCTGCAGATGCCCAGCTGTCAGACAGACTGTCTCTCTGAGCGCTACAGATCCGTCACAGGCGAGTGCAACAACAGGTCAGAGCATGTACAAAAATCAACATTTGACAGACTGGCACTGAGCCCAACAGACATCGTTGTTTTCAGGTAACCATCTCTCTGTGTTCTGCTGCTGTACAGACAACATCCGAGATGGGGGGCTGCTAATATCCCGTATTCCCGTTGGTTAGCTCCAGAGTACGAGGATGTGTGGGGGATGCCCAGAGGCTGGGAACCAAAACATACCTATCACAATGCCAGCCTGCCTCCAGTAAGAGTCCTGCAGCAGCTCTCGGTCGTCTTCTGTTCTGCCAGCTGCTGTAAGCCCATCACTCCTCCTCATCTCGTGTGTTCCAGGTGCGGCTCGTGTCACAGGAAGTGCTGTTCACTCACAATGACAACATCTCTGTGGACTCCACTCTGTCCCACTTGCTGGTGGACTGGGGTCAGTGGATAGACCACGATCTGGTGCTGACGCCTCAGAGTCCAAGTACAGCCGCCTTCAAGACTGGAGCTGACTGCACCCACACCTGCAACCGAGACTCACCCTGCTTTCCCATCCAGGTACATTTCACCAGCTCTCTTGGAAGGCTctaatttattttgtattttttaaaattttccttCACATGCTAAATGCCAAACCCGTAATCTGCATAGTTTCTGTATATTTACTGTATATCAGATTATCTCTCACCATTAGCACCAAACACAGGTTCGGTAACACTGTCAATGGTttaaatagaaaatataaaCCAGGAAATACTCTCTCATTACACCCAATTAGAAGATTTCTCATTGGCTGTTGTACGTAAAGTTCTGTGAAAAGAAAGTTCACTtgagtctaaggagcttggaaagaaaagcgtctggacttctttaagtggcttgaagacgtttcgcctctcatctgagaagttttctttccaagctccttagactacgatgacctggatgactgggaaccttcacagacaaagtTCAGTTGACTGTtttcataggaattaagagcataagtagcagccaggtgcacAAGCAAGATTGAGCAcatttataaaagcagaagtttagGCAGTTTGaaggtctggagcattcaggtgtgtgctAAGACAATGCTGCAATCTTGAGCAGACATTCAACCAAATTTACCCCAAGGTCAGAAAATGCAATGCGAAGAGATATTACATCTAAACCCTACAGCGCTCAATTAGCGTGTTAAGTGTTAAAGGTCATGACAGTACAACtacaaaaacactgaagaaGTATTTGGAAGGATTGCCAGGACAAATCCTTTTCtgtctaaaaagaacatggcagcacggCTTAGGtgtgcaaagttgcatctgaacaaaccacaagacttctggaacaacgTGCTTTGGACAGAGGAGACCAAATCGGAGATGTTTTGTCATAATGCATAACACCATATTTTTTGAAACCCAAACAAAgcatattagcacaaacaccttGCActaaatcagcggtccccaacccccgggccacaaACTGGTAccagtccgtgagtcgtttggtgcTGGGCGAGAGAATTTATAGTTTTCAGGGTgtttatcgttaactcagtttccctgggtctttgtCCGTGtcttatgaataaatcttcttttttttgtaccagtactggttttattttgtcgtatttatccacgacacccTAAAGGCTGGTCCGTGAAAATGTTGTCCTacataaactggtccgtggcgcaaaaaaggttgaggACTGCTGCACTAAATGACAAGCaaggtggtggaggggtgatgatttgggcttgttttgcagccacagatcCCGGGCACCTTCCAGTCATTTTGTTAACTATGAACTGAGTCATGTATAAGGACAGCAATTCCATGAACACCAGCGActgtctgaaaaagaaaagaatgaaagtATTCAAATGAGCCAATCAAATCCAGACCTCAGCCTGACTGAAATTCTGTGGGAGGACCTTAGGAGAGCCATGCAAATGCctacaaacctcaatgaactgaaacaaTCTTGAAAAAAAGAGTGAGCCAGAATTCCTCCAccatgatgtgagagactgataaagttaCCTCACGTTATtgttgctaaaggtggttctgaATCTCGAGTAGACACATGTCTGATATTTTTTATTCTCTACTGTTGGGggtgaaattattttaaaaatttgaaaTTGACAACTGTTCCCAAAAAAGACTAGACTtgcatcatttttttccttatatTGTTGCTATGGAAAAGAATGTCCTTCCCTTatcagcagcagtttaaaaacaACTTTCTTTACTAGATCCCACCATCTGATCCTCGTAATGGGGTCCAGAGTTGTATGCCTTTCTTCCGCTCTGCTCCCAGCTGTGGTGCTGGAGTTCTGCCTCATCGTCAGCGGGAGCAGCTCAACGCCATAACCTCCTTTGTCGATGCCAGCATGGTGTACGGCAGCTCCACCAGCCTGGCTTCTGCTCTCAGAAACCAATCTTCTCCTCTGGGCTCAATGGCCATCAACTCCCAGCACTCAGACCATGAGCTCGCCTACATGCCATTCCTGCCTCGCCTCCAGGCTCACCTGGACCCCTGCGGGCCTCGCAAGTCCATCACCTCAGGAACATCAGACAGATCTGCTCACCGACAGAACAACACATCCTGCTTTCAAGCTGGTGAGTGGGCGAATGCTGTAAATTCTCCACCCACTGTAAGCTTCAGTGCAGCTGTTGCTCATGACTAATGCGTCACAGGTGATTCGAGAGCCAATGAACATCTGGGATTGATTGCGCTGCACACGCTCTTCCTGAGAGAGCACAACCGACTGGTCAAAGAGCTGCACCTGCTAAACCTTCACTGGAGCCCAGACACCCTGTACCAGGAGGCCCGCAAGATTATAGGAGCCATTCATCAGGTATCTGCGGGATTATCTGGTGAACAACATATCACATCTACCTGTTCTCATCACTTTGACTGGTGTTCTAAATCCTTTAAGATCCTAACATGGGAGCACTACCTGCCACGGGTCCTTGGTGAGAATGCCATGTCTCATCTGATGCCTCCTTACAAGGGTTATGATCCCGACATGGATCCCAGCATTGCTAATGTTTTTGCAACTGCTGCATTTCGTTTTGCTCACGTCACTGTGCAACCAGTAGTGACCAGATTGGGGCCGGGATATAATGCTAACTCGCAGTATCCCTCTCTGCCGCTGCATCACTCACTGTTTGCCTCTTGGAGGGTTGTGCAGGAAGGTAAAGagtaattttgttgttttactttgattacATGTACTCAgcatttctatttctattttaatTTCCTCCTGTTGTTTCAGGTGGTATAGACCCAGTGCTGCGTGGCCTCCTGCTGTCTCCAGCCAAGCTGCAGACTCCTGGTCAGATGATGGTGGAGGAGCTGACAGAGAGGCTCTTTCAGGCACAGGGTGGGATGCCTCTGGACCTCGGAGCCCTTAACCTCCAGAGAGGCCGAGACCACGGCCTGCCTGGTATCAAGACCTCTCGCACCGATACCCCACTAAACTGCTGACTGTCCTATTGTTCTCTTTTCCAGCTCCATGTTTTCATTATTGAAGTCagctagagtagctttgcaccAGTCACAGTTAAAAGTAATCCATATGTGCAGATTCTTATATTTATCCTTAATACAGTCTCTCACTTCCTCCTCTATCTGAAACAAGACGTTTTAGAACCTCCCCTTTTAAACAGACTTTcttgtgattggctgccccCCATATTAGAGGAGGGGCAGGTGGGTGGGGATTACTTGCACATATagtgtctttatttttcttttttcaaactttGTCCATTTTTACTATCAGTATCCACTATTGTTACAGTATATAGCACAGTGCAAAGTGCTTGAGCTACCCTTCACATTTTGGGAAATGGGAgacatacataaacacacatttgtTCAATTCTAACAGCcttaaaagtcaatatttggtatgaccactaCAGAGTGCAGCCTCTATAGAGCATGCTTTACAGGTGGCTGTACTGGTGTGCCTCCTGCTTCAAATTTGTATTAATGACTCCATCAGACTCCATcatgttgccactgattttgaGTCCAGCTCTTGTTTAATCTGGCGTACCTCAGCTTTTTTTGCCTGTTTCCTTCCTCAAGAATAGCTTCTTGACAGTTACTCTTCCACTGAGGCAATTTCTGATGAAGCTTTGTGGAAATCATTTTATTGATGACATCTTATCAGACTGtgttatttttggcatttttgaCAGATACAACGAAAGAAATtggaataaattaataaaactctctctctcacacacacacacacgtacacacacacacacacacacacacacacacacacacacacacacacacacacacacacacacacacacaaagaataggtctcttttaaatgatttaataaaAATCAGGATCCACGATCCATAGTTCCCAACACCCACATTTACCTCTTTTAGCCtagtattttaaaagaaattacagTAGCATTAAGACCATAAAACCATGTACCAGTGGTTGTAGTTTTTCTGCAGTTACAGTATTCCCTCTATTATCACAGGGCTTCCATTCTGGGGAAATCTGCAAAGTAGAAACCATATGTTTATtatattacttttgtatatttTAAGCCATAAAAATCCTCCCCATGCTCTTATAAACCCTATTATAACtttgttattcattttttaGGCTAGATAATGCTTATTTTTactgcaaaaataaattacaattttaaaaattaaaacacacagaaactcaTGATATAATGAAATTCCTGCGATATAAATTTGCAGATAAAACCACAATGTAGCGTGTCTGGAAAGGTAAAACGCGATATGACGTGGGAATACTGTATACTAATTCTTGTACTAAACTGTGTATTTTCATATTCTAGCTGCAAAGAAATGAGAGCACAGTTGAAGTTATTGTAATGTAAGTCAACGTGCACAACATCACAGCATCATTAATAGTAGTTATACTTGTTTCCTTGAAAGTCTGCCATGAAAAGTGTGTGCTGACTCATGAACCAGTCCCAGATGTAGGAATGTGTTAATAAGCCTGCCAGGTGGCCTGTAGTCCTCCAATAGTTATTTGTGTTGCTTGTTAATTAAGAGTTAAAACTGGCCCTCTGAAATTTCCCTCAGGGAGTGACTTCTCACAGAGCTAAGCCACCTAGTTCCTAATGCACGTTATCACGTGATGCTAATGCAACagtcactgcacaaaaaaacctTGAGAGAATCCAGCTTGATGCAACCTAATCCCATCTTATTTAGTTCATTTTTATATATCTAAACTTAAGTTTGAAGGTTCTAATTTCcctctttataaataaaataaagtttattatctACCTTCCTTTCTAACTGTAAAGCACTTGGTAAAATCAGTATTTTGCTATGTTCACTTTCACATGAGCCCCATGTATTTAATGCTTATCTCACTTTTTTCACTCCATCTTTAACTTGCAGTCCTCTGACTCATCTCCATCAGGGTACAGCTCCTGGCGAAGGTTCTGTGGCCTTTCTGTTCCCAACACCACACTGGACCTGGCTGAAATTCTGGGCAACTTCACTTTGGCTCACAAATTCCAACTCTTATACGGGACACCACACAACATCGACGTGTGGGTGGGTGCCATCTCTGAGCCAGCTCTGCCTGGAGGCCGAGTCGGACCGCTCCTGTCATGCCTGCTCGCGAGACAGTTCAGAGCGCTGAGAGATGGTGACAGGTGGGCCACAGctaaaatttaatt is drawn from Pelmatolapia mariae isolate MD_Pm_ZW linkage group LG7, Pm_UMD_F_2, whole genome shotgun sequence and contains these coding sequences:
- the epx gene encoding eosinophil peroxidase, translating into MNTALVVSASLFQLVLVLLLIPGHASLTKVKHGNTSGVVYLGSAFVDEALQRAIELTDAAYTHTSERVKTSLSEGALRPSDLLAQFKQIESRTRTQIRAAELLDNTVELIREMVYTNTMMQPNAYEMLSKEDAENLLHVTGCSAELQMPSCQTDCLSERYRSVTGECNNRQHPRWGAANIPYSRWLAPEYEDVWGMPRGWEPKHTYHNASLPPVRLVSQEVLFTHNDNISVDSTLSHLLVDWGQWIDHDLVLTPQSPSTAAFKTGADCTHTCNRDSPCFPIQIPPSDPRNGVQSCMPFFRSAPSCGAGVLPHRQREQLNAITSFVDASMVYGSSTSLASALRNQSSPLGSMAINSQHSDHELAYMPFLPRLQAHLDPCGPRKSITSGTSDRSAHRQNNTSCFQAGDSRANEHLGLIALHTLFLREHNRLVKELHLLNLHWSPDTLYQEARKIIGAIHQILTWEHYLPRVLGENAMSHLMPPYKGYDPDMDPSIANVFATAAFRFAHVTVQPVVTRLGPGYNANSQYPSLPLHHSLFASWRVVQEGGIDPVLRGLLLSPAKLQTPGQMMVEELTERLFQAQGGMPLDLGALNLQRGRDHGLPGYSSWRRFCGLSVPNTTLDLAEILGNFTLAHKFQLLYGTPHNIDVWVGAISEPALPGGRVGPLLSCLLARQFRALRDGDRFWWEREGVFTSAQRKHLRSVSLSRIICDNSHVAHVPADPFSRTETSEDMLACSDPLIPHLDISPWKEQDSDPRCGPIPRIQSGYYLLCNSVILYQCHSGYKLLGASSISCDPNSQQWSPAPPSCQDINECEELTSCPQHLECLNIPGSFVCSEPSSLSAISIVTAVIVVFGGVAVLVMGMFCFRRYFPKREALVTAGCCQEKS